One segment of Macaca fascicularis isolate 582-1 chromosome 2, T2T-MFA8v1.1 DNA contains the following:
- the SS18L2 gene encoding SS18-like protein 2, translating to MSVAFVPDWLRGKAEVNQETIQRLLEENDQLIRCIVEYQNKGRGNECVQYQHVLHRNLIYLATIADASPTSTSKAME from the exons ATGTCGGTGGCCTTCGTACCGGACTGGCTGAGGGGCAAGGCGGAAGTCAATCAAGAGACTATCCAGCGG CTCCTTGAGGAGAATGACCAGCTGATCCGCTGTATTGTGGAGTATCAGAACAAGGGCCGGGGGAACGAGTGCGTCCA GTACCAGCATGTGTTACATAGAAATCTCATTTATTTGGCTACCATTGCAGATGCCAGTCCAACCAGCACTTCAAAAGCAATGGAATAA